ATGCCGCGCCGCCTTCTGCCTCTACGTCACCGGCAAGATATCGGCCCAGCTGGCGGCGGTCACGCAGGTGTGTTGCGGGGGCACGGCACGGCACGGTACGGCAGGTCAAGCTAGGTCAAAGTAGCTATTTAGTATTTAGTATTGTTGTTGGCTATTTGTTTAGTTAGTCAGGTTTTGTTAGTTGTGTATTTGGTTAgatagttttatcttatttttttgtttaattttgattgatttattttttgtttttgttttggtcttGATTCATCTAGttgaacatttttatttttttattgatttaattAAGAGaccttttcttgcttcagttaaaaagaaaaagaatgtctTAGATTATTGCGGTGTCGGAAAGAATGgccagggaaaaaaagaaagggaaagaaaaaggcctGCGTAAGATACCTCTCCCTCTTACAGAACCGCCTTGCTTCCTCCCTCAGGTTAAGATCACGTGTCAGAAATGCAACTACACCACCTCCCAGACGCTCTCCAAGCCTGCCGGTGCCCCAGACAGCCCCAGCCCCCCAGCCCAGCACCccgacacaaccaccaccaccaccagtacccccCCTACGCCCCCGGACACCAGCACATCCCCAGTccgccctccacctccccattgCCCGGGCAAACCACGCCACCAGACGGTCATTAGActactgaaggaggagaatTTGACGAAGAAGGAGGCGCAGAAGAAGACACTATCCATGCCTGGCCTTCTCCCCCTGCAGCCCATAGAGAAGGtgtggggtgaaggaggaggacaagcagGTGTCCCCCCACGTCCCCCAAACAGGACGTGGAGGTGAGTGAGGACGGTGAGGTGGTAATAAGCTCCCTAGATCCTCTAATGACGGAGTGGTGTCACCTCGCGGGGGCGTCCACCAgtactgtttcttcttcttcgtcgtcgtctctGTCGTCgacgtcttcttcctcttcgtcttcttcctcttcgtcttcgtcgtcaCAGCCGTCACGCCACGtcggtagtagtaatggtaagtgttttgttgttgttgttgttgttgttgttgttgttgttgttgttgttgtgacagtagtagtagtagtagtagtagtagtagtagtagtactaatagtagcaGCACAACTCAAACACACATTACTCCCACAGGAGTTTCCAGCagcgccgtcaccaccaccaccacccctgccaCTAGCCGCGTGTCGCCCCCCCAGCCTGCAGCCCTGCACCGCCCCCCTCAGCCCCCTCGCCAAGCCCCACGAGGCACCTGACGCCGCTCCCATCACGTCCACCATCATCCACCGGCACCTTGCCACCCTGCAGAGGAGGCCAACGCACTCCAGAAGGGCGTGTCTTTTCCCTCCGCCAGCTCCTTCAGTGTGGTCCCTAATCCCTGCCCTGCCGTCATGCCCTCAGAAGGACTCTTTACCATGCTCTCAGGGACGTCAGCTCCTTACACTCTTCCCATaacctcctccatccttcaggGCAACGTCTCCGCGACCCAAGACTCCCCGCAGCTCCTCCAAGCGCTGGAAATCAAACAGAAACTCGAGAGGGACCTGGAGGAGTCTTTGCGGTTGGTGAGGCGTATGATACAGCTGGATCCTGACGCGGCGCCTCCGTCagggaagaagaacaaagagacCAGGAGTGCCAAGGTGTACCAGGAGTCCCTCAAGCAGCCCCAGATGTACGGCGCCACCGGGGATGTCCTAGTGGGGAGTCTTCAACCTGCAGTGATATCTGGGGACCTGCTGACgaagggtgatggtggtggcggcggtggcagcTTGAAGAGTAAGGAGCGGAGAAAGACCACAACGAGGACCACGCCCAGAAGCAGAGGTGTCAAGGAGAGCAGCGGCAGGAAGGCGACGCGAAGGAGGGCGGGGAAGGGCAGGAAGtgcggcggcggtggcagcgACGAGGAGGACAACGAAGGGaacgtgaagaggaggaggaaatcaacACGGGCCTCGTTCTCCCAGACTTCAGACGTGCAGCAGGACGCAAGCCATggctccctcaccccttcagcCACTCCTGCAGCACACCAGCAGTGCCCCACGAGGACTGAGCGATGCCTGGCCGGTGTGGAACGCGGCCTGTATGACGCACTCCACCACTCCTTACCTAGGGACACCAAGgggcaggagaggaaaggagaacacACTGAAGGAGGCAGCCACAGACCGCCACAGGTGTCACACGCTTTCCCCGCCAAGCACAGCAGCAGCccgccctcctccacctcagaCACCCTCAAAAGTAACCTGGACGCCTGGGGACACGCGCAAAGGATACCAGAAGGATACTCCTCTAGGAAACGGCAGAGGAAGAGCACCATGGATGAATCCCTGAGCGGCCTCAATCAGACAGTCGCCCTGGCGCAGATCCTGGCCTCCCTGCAGCAAGGAGGGCACGCCACGGCATCCCCAGCAGGAGTGAAAGAGGACCCAACCCTGCCCCCTTCCCCTGCTGTACCCGATCACTTACTGGACACCCTGCAGAAGAATCTAAACATGCTGGTGCAAAAGAACTCCCTTCGCTTAGCCCTGCGTGGCCTCGTCAGGAGAAAACATGCATCACGCTCTTCCAAATCGAGAAAATACGTAAAAATTAGCTTGGGCGTGggcgaggaggcggaggaagaagaggaggaggaagaggatgaggcgATGAAGGGGGATGCGTCTTCtgcaggagggagtgagaagaaCGAGGCAGGCCAGGAGGAAGGCAGGACGGCCACGTGGCGGTTCCATGACCTTCTCTCCAGCGACGAGTCAGACGCCGAGGATGGCAGGCTGGTCATTGATACCGACTGAGGGCAACAGGTCAGCAGGTCAGAAGGTCACCAGGTCAAGCAGGCTGTTAGCAGTTGTGACGTAGACTAGTCAttacgtaggtgtgtgtgtgtgtgtgtgtgtgtgtgtgtgtgtgtgtgtgtgtctctctctctctctctctctctctctctctctctctctctctctctctctctctctctctctctctctctctctctctctctgtttcctgttcttttcttcttcctcttcttcttcttcttcttattcttattattattattattactattattattctgttcTTTCGCTAGACAGAATCCAATGGTGTACATATTTGCTAGAtattattgtatgtatgtatgtgtgtatgtatgtatgtatgtgtgtttgtatgtatgtatttctatGAATGTTAtgatttctttttacatttattttttaactgatTTCCAAGGACCAGATACAGTAGAAGATAGTCACAAATTATATTAGTGTTAAGTACATGTGGGTATCATTTTTCTTCGTCCAATAGATGGCAGTAGTAAGAGTACAATAATTTGTGTTCGCGTACGATGACAaactagaaatgaaaaaaataaacagagaaatagatacgtgtgtgtgtgtgtgtgtgtgtgtgtgtgtgtgtgtgttaggaagtAGGCAAAATAGTACaacaataaattaaattaacatTCGGGTAGATTACctagaggaaaaaagacaaataaaagaaaaaaacagatatactaatgaataacaaaagaaaagaaaatggaaagtgtaacaaaaaataaatgagacaaaTAAGTAGTAtcttttattgctctctctctttctctctctctctctctctctctctctctctctctctctctctctctctctctctctctctcttgtgttgttgttgttgttgttgttgttgttgttgttgttgttgttttttcctcttcttcctcctcctatcgaTCTAACTATCTCTATTAtcatcccctctcctctctcctctctcttctcgtcttctttatttatgtccCTTCGGTCTCCTGCTGTTTAAGGGAGTTTATTTTCACTTCTCAGTGGGAGAGGAAagttgaaggggagagaggtgtGTTGTAAACGTACATTACTTTGCTATCAAGGGTACGATAGTAATTTCAGAGCCACGGTGTCTATAATACTAtttgaaaagaggaggaaggaaaagaggaagattgcAAAATGAGGGCGAGGAAGAccgaaaaaagggagaagaaagagaggactgaaaaggagggagaaaagagagaggaagaccagaaaagaagggggagaaaaaaagaaggccgaaaaagatggagagagagagagaggaataaaaaaaaaaaaaaaagggaagagcgAGAAGATAAGAAGCTGGGAATATTTGAATCTGGCGCCTTTTTTTATCAAGTTTCATCcgttattttctcttcactgtATCTGCCTTGTCTTGTTAGCTGGAAATGATGGAATGTCAGATAAAACTATATTGAGATTACGCGATTAGATTTTAAAGGTTGCTATGAGtaaagtgtttttgttttttattgttatttttaagtCTTACCGGCAACTTCATTTTGAATATTTGCCGATATTTGAATTTCTTAATGATTTAGAATATAGCGAGATGGAAGACGTCTCAGTCACAACCAAATATATGTAGATGATGTCAATGTGTTATTTATAGTAAATGAGGTGTTTGAAAATTAGGTTACATATATACTGGTAAAGTGTGGATATAGAAATAGGACTCATATGAGCCAGAAGACAAATTTGATTATTTAATATTATCATGGAGACATTGTGTAGTAGTATTATAGAAGGAGAAGTGGAAGtttaaaaatagaaatgaaataaGATTGAGCCaagtggtgtttttttaagaaatacatagaagaaatattaaaaggaTTATGAACTAAGAAGCCAGGTTAAAATAGAATTAAGGTAGAAAATCTAATAGTTATAATCaaatactaacaaaaaaaaatatatgaattgataaaaggaaacaaaaactactactaaaaGGGAGGAATTGAAATGAGAAGCTTGAGTAAAATAGAGGTTGTTAAGAAATCTAGTCAGCTTAACGGGAAGATGAAATAATGAACTTGAATATTACCAAAGAAAACTCAACTATCGCAGGAAAATACCAATGAAATAAATTAACGTATCagcaaaatgaaacaaaaaaatgggaaataGCAGACGGAAACTAAAATGTGAAATAGCGGCGGAACAGTGACCATTAAGAAATCTAGTCCTCAATTAGtataacacaataataataacaaaatattagCCACAAAATCACCATTGAAAATTAAAatatcaacaaaacaaaacaaaaaataaaaatagtagacGAAAACAGAAATGATAAATGTGGACAAAATAGTGTTCGTTAAGAAATCGAGTCCGCCTTGTCAACACAGCGCGGCGCCTCGAGTGTGTTCCGCGTTTTGGGGAATACTGCCATTATTATGAAACTACCTTCCTTCACACACTGAGCAACGGACGGACAGTTACCATGCTACGCTCCAAGAAGGATGTGGATCGCCATGTGCGTGATTTACTCAACAAAACCAAGACAGAAGACGAGgtgagtgaggagagggagggagccagTGGTGGTCCTTGTGGcgcctttattttatcttccccGTTGAATATTTTAGTcttattatataattttcttcaccGTGTTTATTGTCCTAGGTGTGTCAAGGcatgggttgggttaggtttggcttggtgtgtgtgttgttgcctTAAGttagggaaagagaaacaaacaaatgaattatATGAGGGAGACCTGTATTTTCTTCACTAAATTTAATGTCCAAAGCCCAGCAAGAGGTGGGTTGAGTACTTGGGTGTTAGTAATCAGTGTTTCTTTAGTCTTTAgttaaacaaacatacaaacgaaCTATTCATCCTTCTGGCATGTATTTTATCCTTTCAAccgaatatttttctttttatataatttttccctCCAAACTTAAGTCATAAGGCTCAGTAAGGCGTGGGTTGACGATCAGGGTGTTCTTTATtattgtaagtaaaaaaaaaaaaaaactagtggaTGGTATTCGAGTCACGTGACGTAATGGTTTGCTTGGTAACACGCTACTTGTACCGTACttgtaggaaaacaaaaatcagGGGATAGGTTAGCGGAGTGTGATCGGAAGAAGTAGCATTGTTGGTTTCAGCTTAttctggtgagtgtgtgtgtgtttgtgtgtgtagggcaGCAGATATGACGCGAGTATTGTTTGTGTATGAATTTTGCTGTGAAATATGAATGTAAGGGTGGTTTAGTCAGATTAAGTTTTGTTAGGTGTAGTTTGGTTAGGGTTCATTGTCAGGTTGCtttgtcaggttaggtttatagtTAAGTTTGCTTAGATTTACTGTTGCTAAGTTTGTTATATTGAAGCTAACTAGAGAAAATCATACTCTTTCATGTTATGGTTGATGTCAGTGAAGTGTGTTGTCAGTTATGCATGAGTGCTGGAGTGGTTTGCTTAAATTAGGTTCagtttggttagtttaggtttaaTTGCATgaagttattatttttacattggGCTTAGGTAAGGTTGGTAAGGTTTATCAGTCTGTTTTCTTATGTtgaacctaacttaatcttgtTCACTTTCATATGGTGGATAGCAATGAAGTCTTGTCTGTGTTGAAGTGTGTGAGTGCAGGAGTGGTTTAGTCAGATTAGGTTTAGCCTGAGCTGGAGTGTGACAGTGGGGCACAAGATGATCCCTctccaccaggggctgacagggctaagagtgtgaacagtgtgtgtgtgtgtgtgtgtggtgcataACATAACAGTATAATACAACAGAAAACACCCAGAATAACAGAACGGAGTACCATTAGGGGAAACACTAAGCGTAACCACTGAGAAGCAGCTTAAGACTAACAGGAACTAATGGAACACAAAAATACAATTCCTACATGGTCAGCTTGTTACAGGTAGCTTGAAATTAATTAACAGCcaaaaaaaatcatcttaaCTTCAAAAAAAACAAGCAGTACATGGTTAGCCAGTGACAGATGCATCACTAGATCAACAAATAACAAAGCATCTTAACAGCTTCAAAAAACATGTACTTCGTGGTTAACTATTAACAGACGCATCGTTAAACCAACAGACAACTAACAAGGCAtctcagaaacaaacaaaaataaataaataaataaataaataaataaataacaacttAAACTAATGATGGTTGTCTTACTAAACCAAACAACACAGACTAACAAAACTCTAACAATCATCAGGAAGATTCATGATTGTTCAATTGATTCGGCTGTTTGCGCCAGTACAGCATCCTTAGATAACACCACATTTTGTCCATCAACTTCAGTTAGGAACTTCTCCATGAGAGTTCTTATTTATGCCTAACATCCTGTAAGCAAACAAAGTCGCTGGTAATCCTTCCATTACCCACGACTAACAGGGATGCAGCTCACTGAAATAACACTGCAGTTTACCCATCACCTTCAGCTAGAGATGCatttataagagttttttttttattattatttttgtagttTGTATCCTCTAAGTCCACAAAACTGCTGCTACCACTTAAgagagatatttttttcctagttaGCGTCCTGTAACCAAACaaatctgatggcaccacttCAACATGAGAATAAAATGCTCCAAGGTTGTCTGAGGCGCTATCACTGAGGTGCAACGTCAGCACTGCGGTACAGGAGCTTCTGATCAACTCTTTCTTCAGAATGGTCACTCACAAAATATCTTGTGTTATCTTGCACAACAGCCCCTCTCTTATTCAGACACATTagctcaccctcccctctctttcctcctgccACAGTGCTGTGCAGTCACCTCTTGCTTTAGAACATTAGGTCTTCAGCTACCTTACATGATGGCTCTGCTGTCACAcacaactttttatttatttatttatttatttatttatttttattattattattattattattattattattattattattattattattattattattattattatttatttatttatttattttatttattttttatttatttatttatgtattttatttttttctctctccaaacagacacacacactcctcttccACTTGCCATTTTATTATGCCTATATCAGATTACaagtttttgttgtttatgtCATAGTGCTGTGCAAGATAAAGCTGACAATGCCTTTCAGTAAATTTTTTGTCTTTGCTATTGTTGATTAGAAGCACAAATACTTGAAAATGTGCTCACCAGATCCTGAGAACcaaggtgctggtggtgcctTTGATAAGATTGTTGATGACTGTTCtctgttgtttttctcttttccttccacttgtCATAAGGTTTATGGGTACAACATAGCTAGGCTCTGTTATtatgtttgttctttttgttccaGGTTTTTTTGACACTCAGAACACCAATAAATTACCTCTTCATTATTTTGCCTTTGTTTCCCATTTTTCATTTTAAGAACTCCACAATCAAtggctcctcttccttttttgccttccttccccAGTTTTTGACCCTCAGAGCACCAAtgaattttctcctccttttattgtcttcctttctcattttttttttttcactgtaagAACACCAGAATTAATgggtcctttctttttcttgtcttcctttccttttttgtttctctctctctctctctctctctct
The window above is part of the Scylla paramamosain isolate STU-SP2022 chromosome 34, ASM3559412v1, whole genome shotgun sequence genome. Proteins encoded here:
- the LOC135090259 gene encoding uncharacterized protein LOC135090259; protein product: MPSEGLFTMLSGTSAPYTLPITSSILQGNVSATQDSPQLLQALEIKQKLERDLEESLRLVRRMIQLDPDAAPPSGKKNKETRSAKVYQESLKQPQMYGATGDVLVGSLQPAVISGDLLTKGDGGGGGGSLKSKERRKTTTRTTPRSRGVKESSGRKATRRRAGKGRKCGGGGSDEEDNEGNVKRRRKSTRASFSQTSDVQQDASHGSLTPSATPAAHQQCPTRTERCLAGVERGLYDALHHSLPRDTKGQERKGEHTEGGSHRPPQVSHAFPAKHSSSPPSSTSDTLKSNLDAWGHAQRIPEGYSSRKRQRKSTMDESLSGLNQTVALAQILASLQQGGHATASPAGVKEDPTLPPSPAVPDHLLDTLQKNLNMLVQKNSLRLALRGLVRRKHASRSSKSRKYVKISLGVGEEAEEEEEEEEDEAMKGDASSAGGSEKNEAGQEEGRTATWRFHDLLSSDESDAEDGRLVIDTD
- the LOC135089975 gene encoding uncharacterized protein LOC135089975, producing the protein MRPEGRHHLVDIHGLAVFLRRSTRCLSCRAAFCLYVTGKISAQLAAVTQVKITCQKCNYTTSQTLSKPAGAPDSPSPPAQHPDTTTTTTSTPPTPPDTSTSPVRPPPPHCPGKPRHQTVIRLLKEENLTKKEAQKKTLSMPGLLPLQPIEKVWGVSSSAVTTTTTPATSRVSPPQPAALHRPPQPPRQAPRGT